A single genomic interval of Pochonia chlamydosporia 170 chromosome 7, whole genome shotgun sequence harbors:
- a CDS encoding microtubule associated protein (similar to Neofusicoccum parvum UCRNP2 XP_007579487.1) produces MPEQPQSKLSFLRKIYTPLHFNHWYTFTLFFITAGALMGFTLSRLMFLSVDNVFCNPSQRGGAAPGECYYYSGQGGQRYRTGIIIHLATILPAGFLVCFQFVPVIRHKALLFHRVSGYTILILSLVSTAGVFMIVDKSFGGDWATQTVTGVAGGMFVGALAIAYVNVKMLRLDQHRAWMLRAWSYAASIISLRLIMMIPQTIESAHGYAARPCDQIDFVFGHQQNITLLVYPECKAYYTGENPDQHALVEAKMGINPVEIGAFLGLSFGMGFCVALPLHALVVEVYLHFTKAEAERLREVSRQRRIDAKAKQGRA; encoded by the exons ATGCCTGAACAACCCCAAAGCAAACTCAGCTTCCTCCGCAAGATATACACCCCCCTCCACTTCAACCACTGGTACACCTTCACCCTGTTCTTCATCACCGCCGGCGCATTGATGGGCTTCACCCTCTCCCGCCTCATGTTCCTCAGCGTCGACAACGTATTCTGCAATCCCTCACAGCGCGGTGGTGCCGCCCCCGGCGAATGCTACTACTACTCCGGCCAGGGCGGCCAACGCTACCGCaccggcatcatcatccacctcGCGACTATCCTCCCCGCCGGCTTCCTCGTATGCTTCCAGTTCGTACCTGTTATCCGACACAAGGCGCTGCTGTTCCACCGGGTGAGCGGATACACGATTCTGATATTGAGTCTCGTGAGCACAGCAGGTGTGTTTATGATTGTGGATAAGAGTTTCGGAGGCGACTGGGCAACGCAGACGGTGACGGGGGTCGCGGGCGGTATGTTCGTGGGTGCATTGGCGATTGCGTACGTGAAtgtgaagatgttgaggcTGGATCAGCATCGGGCGTGGATGCTACGAGCTTGGAGCTAC GCTGCGTCTATTATTTCGCTAAGACTTATTATGATGATTCCGCAAACGATTGAAAGTGCGCATGGTTACGCTGCTAGACCGTGTGATCAGATTGACTTTGTTTTTGGACATCAACAGAATATTACGTTGTTGGTGTATCCCGAGTGCAAGGCGTACTATACAGGCGAGAATCCCGATCAACATGCGCTCGTGGAAGCGAAAATGGGCATTAATCCGGTTGAAATTGGAGCGTTTCTCGGCTTGTCATTCGGGATGGGGTTTTGCGTGGCTCTGCCGCTGCATGctcttgttgttgaggtttAT TTGCATTTTACAAAGGCAGAAGCAGAGCGACTAAGGGAAGTTTCTCGTCAGAGGAGGATTGATGCCAAGGCGAAGCAGGGAAGGGCATAA
- a CDS encoding translin family protein (similar to Metarhizium acridum CQMa 102 XP_007813394.1) — protein MATQSTLLDPSIFSYLESKIEEESLVRDTLTQIVQKLERSVASAQGLLSRVHSTPRSRYPALLEQVENAIKEQVVTVKELNEVASKHPYYKYNSKWARTIQNAIGTTLYCAWLGGFASDPKAELGRLLTLEEVGAIFSVPTNLKDRDAFHFTIEEYLLSLTDLTPELSRLATNAVTLGDFELPMTISAFVKDIFAGFQLLNLKNDILRKRADAVKYDVKRVEDVVYDLSLRGLVARPAGDTEMKTGE, from the exons atggccacccaaTCAACGCTCCTCGACCCCTCCATCTTCAGCTATCTCGAATCCAAAATCGAAGAAGAATCCCTCGTCCGCGACACCCTCACCCAAATCGTGCAAAAGCTCGAACGAAGCGTCGCCTCAGCCCAGGGCCTCTTGTCCCGCGTCCACTCCACGCCTCGATCTCGCT ACCCCGCCCTCCTAGAGCAGGTAGAAAATGCCATCAAGGAGCAAGTCGTCACCGTCAAGGAACTAAACGAAGTCGCCTCCAAGCACCCCTACTACAA GTACAACTCCAAATGGGCGCGAACTATCCAAAACGCCATTGGAACAACGCTCTACTGCGCCTGGTTGGGCGGTTTCGCATCCGACCCCAAAGCTGAACTCGGCCGCTTGCTCACTCTCGAGGAAGTCGGTGCCATTTTCTCAG TCCCAACCAATCTCAAGGACCGCGATGCATTCCATTTCACCATAGAGGAATACCTCCTCTCGCTGACTGATCTTACCCCCGAACTGTCCCGTTTGGCTACCAATGCAGTCACACTGGGTGATTTTGAGCTGCCCATGACCATAAGCGCGTTTGTTAAGGATATATTTGCAGGGTTTCAGCTGCTCAATCTCAAGAATGACATCTTACGAAAGCGCGCGGATGCCGTCAAGTATGATGTGAAGCGGGTGGAGGACGTTGTCTATGATTTGAGTTTGAGAGGTCTCGTGGCGAGGCCAGCGGGGGATACTGAAATGAAAACCGGCGAGTGA
- a CDS encoding peptidase-like protein (similar to Metarhizium robertsii ARSEF 23 XP_007819313.1) gives MKLVFGLCCLFGNSLAAVVTRLAVVEHLAEPPRGWTRLESANPSQTIRLSIALESDGQEVLERTVQEVSDPNHPRYGQHLSRDAALTLIRPQQDAVDAVRRWLLTEDITEGQIQVRGLFVDVTVTIGTAERVLSTKYDVFQNTGRKAIGTLAYSVPADVRPHITSIQPTTFFEHATFAQKYPTTRRSVLVSSKGNGTHTATPRKMDDCKNNNTPSCLRNLYRMDENSYTKPHPKSLLGVVGFSGQTAQFDQLEKYLGKYASHAKGAKFTVELINNGTNTQGTNYPSGEANMDIQIAVAMAYRVPVRFYSTGGGDHDFIPDLDLSDPKKEHVEPWVQFLNHLLALPDRDFPQVMSISYGVNEQNVPKPHALRICELFGLLTVRGMSIIIASGDQGPGVSCQSNDGTKRTKFLPAFPGGCPYITSVGATESTFPEKAVNFSSGGFSEYWPRPAWQESQVSRYLKAHGGRWKGYYNNSGRGFPDVAAQGLGYPIFNHDKIEEGGGTSASAPLFASMIAIINDNRMKKGKPPLGFLNPWLYLTAKGAFTDITQGRSKGCQGTSFSGAKAPVIPGAGWDAVEGWDPVTGLGTPLFDKLQKLGMR, from the exons atgaagttggtCTTTGGTCTCTGTTGTCTTTTTGGCAATTCGTTAGCGGCGGTTGTTACAAGATTGGCTGTGGTAGAACATTTGGCCGAACCGCCTCGAGGATGGACAAGGTTGGAGTCCGCCAACCCCAGTCAGACCATTCGCCTCTCCATTGCCTTGGAATCAGACGGCCAGGAAGTACTTGAGAGAACGGTACAGGAGGTTTCCGACCCGAATCATCCACGATATGGTCAGCATTTGTCGCGAGACGCCGCCTTAACCTTGATCCGTCCGCAACAGGACGCAGTCGATGCCGTACGACGATGGCTATTGACGGAAGATATTACAGAGGGTCAGATCCAAGTACGAGGATTGTTTGTGGATGTAACCGTTACAATTGGCACTGCTGAGAGAGTATTATCTACCAAGTACGACGTCTTTCAAAATACCGGCCGAAAAGCAATAGGCACACTCGCCTACTCCGTGCCAGCAGACGTACGCCCACACATCACATCTATTCAGCCGACGACCTTCTTCGAGCACGCCACATTCGCGCAGAAATATCCGACAACTCGGAGATCAGTGCTGGTGAGCAGTAAAGGCAACGGGACTCATACGGCAACGCCAAGAAAAATGGACGActgcaagaacaacaatACTCCCAGTTGTCTACGGAATCTTTACAGGATGGATGAAAATAGCTACACGAAACCGCATCCGAAATCATTGCTGGGTGTGGTTGGTTTCAGCGGA CAAACAGCGCAATTTGACCAGCTGGAGAAGTACTTGGGCAAATATGCATCGCATGCTAAAGGCGCCAAATTCACCGTTGAACTGATAAACAATGGCACAAATACGCAAGGTACCAACTATCCCAGCGGCGAAGCCAATATGGATATCCAAATTGCGGTTGCAATGGCTTACAGGGTGCCTGTGCGGTTTTACTCTACAGGAGGAGGAGACCATGACTTCATTCCGGACTTGGA CCTCTCCGACCCAAAGAAAGAACATGTCGAGCCGTGGGTACAGTTTCTGAACCACTTGCTAGCATTGCCGGATCGCGACTTTCCGCAAGTCATGTCGATATCGTACGGAGTGAACGAGCAGAATGTGCCGAAGCCACATGCCCTGAGGATATGTGAACTATTCGGCTTGCTCACGGTCCGAGGCATGTCTATTATAATTGCGTCCGGCGACCAGGGACCAGGTGTATCGTGCCAGTCCAACGACGGCACTAAGAGGACCAAGTTTCTTCCTGCGTTTCCTGGCGGATGCCCCTACATCACGTCAGTGGGGGCAACCGAATCAACGTTTCCAGAGAAGGCTGTCAACTTTTCTTCGGGCGGGTTTTCTGAATACTGGCCTCGTCCTGCGTGGCAGGAGAGTCAGGTGTCGCGGTATTTGAAGGCACATGGGGGCAGATGGAAAGGGTATTACAACAATAGTGGCCGCGGATTTCCTGATGTGGCTGCTCAGGGACTTGGATATCCTATTTTTAACCACGACAAAATTGAAGAAGGAGGGGGCACGAG TGCTTCAGCGCCATTGTTCGCATCCATgattgccatcatcaatgacaaTCGTATGAAGAAGGGCAAACCACCGCTGGGATTCCTGAATCCTTGGTTGTATCTCACAGCCAAGGGTGCATTTACAGA TATTACTCAAGGTAGATCAAAGGGTTGTCAAGGCACAAGTTTCAGCGGCGCAAAAGCTCCCGTTATCCCTGGAGCTGGGTGGGATGCCGTGGAGGGATGGGATCCGGTGACTGGGCTGGGCACGCCGTTATTCGATAAGTTGCAAAAGCTGGGGATGAGATAG
- a CDS encoding fungal hydrophobin domain-containing protein gives MKSFVAVIVAMAGVAIAQPTLQARDGVCPGTLYSVPQCCGPNVLNVASLDCKTPSSASDITSFKGACSGSKPQCCTIPAANQGVLCIDPVGA, from the exons ATGAAGTCCTTCGTTGCTGTCATCGTCGCCATGGCCggtgttgccattgcccaGCCTACCCTTCAGGCCCGTGATGGAGTCTGTCCCGGTACTCTCTACAGCGTGCCGCAGTGCTGTGGCCCAAATGTGCTCAACGTCGCTTCTCTGGACTGCAAGACCC CCTCCTCTGCCAGcgacatcacctccttcaagGGAGCTTGCTCTGGGAGCAAGCCTCAGTGCTGCACCATCCCCGCCGCAAATCAAGGAGTTCTCTGCATTGATCCCGTTGGTGCTTAA
- a CDS encoding dihydrodipicolinate synthase (similar to Metarhizium robertsii ARSEF 23 XP_007819315.1), with product MSSPPPAGIYVPVPTFFVSKSHPDYDPAIPPIDITTQSAHAIYLAKSGIKGLVIFGSTGESVHIHPRNRRALLQGVRDALTQEGFPDYPIIAGTATASIEETVEQLADAKEAGAQWGMVLAPGYNAAVTPQDGIVQWFTAVAERSPIPILVYHFPGVSNMVKLTPATFATLAAHPNIVGCKLSHGDVSQLTQIALNPAIDARSFHVFTGLGQQLVPVVSVGCVGAIDASAGFFPKSLVRLLELAGKTRATDEEVQERRELQYRVSCMEEIVVRHGIVGIKEAISRLRGFGDVDGSRLPLRGVVQGDGEWEKWEGVLAALEEVERRL from the exons ATGTCCTCGCCACCCCCAGCAGGGATTTACGTCCCCGTCCCTACATTCTTCGTCTCCAAATCCCACCCAGACTACGACCCCGCCATCCCCCCCatcgacatcaccacccagTCCGCCCACGCAATCTACCTCGCGAAATCCGGCATTAAAGGCCTCGTCATATTCGGCAGCACCGGCGAATCAGTACACATCCACCCTCGCAACCGTAGAGCTCTCCTCCAAGGCGTGCGGGACGCGCTCACACAGGAGGGATTCCCGGACTACCCCATCATAGCGGGCACCGCCACCGCCAGCATCGAAGAGACGGTCGAGCAGCTCGCTGATGCGAAGGAAGCAGGTGCGCAATGGGGAATGGTCCTCGCGCCGGGGTACAACGCCGCCGTCACACCGCAGGACGGTATCGTGCAGTGGTTCACTGCTGTCGCGGAGAGGAGTCCCATCCCGATCCTAGT CTACCACTTCCCCGGTGTGTCGAACATGGTCAAACTCACACCCGCGACGTTTGCGACCCTCGCCGCGCATCCCAACATCGTGGGCTGCAAGCTCTCACATGGGGATGTTTCGCAGCTGACGCAAATTGCGTTGAACCCCGCCATTGACGCGAGGAGTTTCCACGTGTTTACCGGCCTGGGACAGCAGCTCGTCCCGGTGGTGAGCGTGGGCTGTGTGGGTGCGATTGATGCCTCGGCGGGGTTCTTCCCCAAGTCGCTGGTGAGattgctggagttggcggGCAAGACGCGCGCTACGGATGAGGAGGTTCAGGAGAGGAGGGAGCTGCAGTACAGGGTGAGCTGTatggaggagattgtggtGAGGCATGGGATCGTGGGCATCAAGGAGGCGATTAGTCGGTTGAGGGGGTTTGGGGACGTGGATGGATCGAGGCTGCCTCTGCGGGGGGTGGTGCAGGGCGATGGGGAGTGGGAGAAGTGGGAGGGTGTGTTGGCTGCTTTAGAGGAGGTTGAGAGGAGGTTGTAA
- a CDS encoding homoserine kinase (similar to Aspergillus terreus NIH2624 XP_001218073.1), with translation MESFVIKTPCSSANIGPGFDVIGLALTIYLELHVTIDRSKTSTEHPLNCKITYEGQGEGTDDISLDPQSNLITRVALYVLRCHDQRAFPVETHVHIKNPIPLGRGLGSSGAAVVAGVMLGKEAGGLKDLDLDRLFDYCLMIERHPDNVGAALFGGFVGTYLMPLNPEDAARIEIPLSEVLPSPAGGVDTGKKPPSPPVGIGHHIKFPWAKEIKAVAIIPDFIVPTAQARAVLPEKYPRPDVTFNLQRIALLPVALGQSPPDPELIHLAMQDKIHQPYRQTLIPGLTEVVESMSPKTQPGFLGVCLSGAGPTILALATSNFEEIANRIIATLRQYNEKKDLACQWKILEPAEGTHVVR, from the exons ATGGAGTCGTTCGTCATCAAGACCCCGTGCTCGAGCGCAAACATCGGGCCCGGCTTCGATGTCATCGGTCTCGCCCTCACCATCTATCTCGAACTCCACGTCACGATCGACCGGTCCAAGACGTCGACGGAGCACCCGCTCAACTGCAAAATCACCTACGAGGGCCAGGGCGAGGGCACCGACGACATCAGTCTCGACCCGCAGAGCAATCTAATCACCCGCGTTGCGCTGTATGTGCTGAGATGCCATGACCAGCGTGCGTTCCCGGTGGAGACGCATGTGCATATAAAGAACCCGATTCCGCTGGGCAGAGGACTGGGAAGTTCGGgtgctgctgtggttgcgGGTGTTATGCTGGGCAAGGAGGCTGGCGGGTTGAaggatctggatctggatcGACTGTTCGACTATTGTTTGATGATTG AAAGACATCCTGacaatgttggtgctgccTTGTTTGGTGGCTTCGTCGGAACGTACCTTATGCCGTTGAACCCCGAAGACGCTGCGAGAATAGAAATTCCTCTTTCTGAAGTCCTTCCGTCCCCGGCTGGTGGTGTCGACACGGGAAAGAAAcctccctcaccaccagTCGGCATTGGCCACCACATCAAGTTCCCTTGGGCCAAGGAGATTAAGGCTGTTGCCATCATTCCCGATTTTATTGTGCCAACGGCTCAGGCGAGAGCTGTGTTGCCAGAAAAGTATCCCCGACCCGATGTG ACCTTTAACCTTCAACGAATTGCCCTCCTACCCGTCGCTCTGGGCCAGTCACCTCCTGACCCCGAACTCATCCATCTTGCCATGCAGGACAAAATCCACCAGCCGTACCGCCAGACCCTCATCCCGGGTCTCACCGAAGTTGTGGAGTCCATGTCCCCCAAGACACAACCCGGCTTCCTGGGCGTGTGCCTTTCTGGTGCTGGTCCTACGATTTTGGCGCTTGCCACGAGCAACTTTGAAGAAATTGCGAATAGAATCATTGCCACGCTGAGGCAATacaatgagaagaaggacctGGCTTGCCAATGGAAGATTTTGGAGCCTGCTGAGGGTACGCATGTTGTTCGATAG